Part of the Pedobacter roseus genome is shown below.
AAAAAAATGTATTTGTAATATGAATAGTTTAAAAATTATCCCTGTTTTTCTTTTATTAACTGTTTTTGCTTTTGCTCAAAAAGCAGCCATGCCCATTAATATCATTACTTACAATATCCGTTTAAATGTTGCCTCAGATGGTGTAAATGCCTGGCCGAACCGGAAAGATAATGTTAAAGCCCTGGTGAAATTTCATGATGCCGATATTCTTTGTGTACAGGAGGCTTTGCCCGAGCAATTTGATGCACTGCTTGAAAATTCCAATTTCGATGTAGTAGGTGTTGGTCGCGATGATGGCAAAAGAAAAGGCGAATTTTCTGCCGTATATTTTGATAAAGACAGGTTTACCAAAAAAGACGGAGGAACTTTTTGGTTGTCGCAAACACCCGATGTGCCTTCAAAAGGATGGGATGCAGCTTTAAACCGGGTTTGCAGCTGGATAAAACTGTATGACAAACTGAACAAAAAAGAATTTATCGTATTTAATACCCATTATGATCATATCGGCGTTCAGGCGAGAATTGAATCGGCTAAATTGTTGAAACAGAAAATCCAGCAGATTGCACCAACGTTGCCTGTTGTTTTTACCGGCGATTTAAATGTAACGCCCGAAACAGAAGCCATTGCAACCATTAAATCTTTTCTTACAGATGCAAAAGAAGTTTCCGTAGAAGCACCTTATGGCCCTGCAGGTACTTTTAATGGTTTTCATTTCGATAGCGACCTGAAAGACCGCATCGATTATGTTTTTGTAAACAAAGGTTTTAAAGTACAAAAGTTTGCCGTTTTAACCGATAGTAAGGATAAAAGGTATTATTCTGATCACCTGCCAGTTTTTTGCAGACTTTTCTTTCAATAAATGCTACTAAAAACCCTGTCAGTCTTTCCATTTCAGTTCGAATTTTTTGGCGCACAATATCACTATCATTATATTTTCGAAACCCTCGCATTTATAATAGGTGTAAGGCTTTATTACTATTATAAAAAAGGCATCGTAGATCAGATTTCCGACGAAAACAGGCTGTGGATTATGTTGGGTGCCATGTTAGGAGCATTGATAGGCTCGCGGGTGGTAGCTGTGCTGGAAACTCCTGAAGTAATCAATCACCTTACGTTTTCAATTTTATATCAAAGTAAAACCATTATTGGCGGACTGCTTGGAGGGTTATTTGGCGTAGAATTAATAAAAAAGATAATTGGTGTAAAGGTTGCCTCTGGCGATATTTATGTAATCCCCATTTTAGTGGCGCTGATTATTGGACGCATCGGCTGCTTTTCTATGGGGATTGATGAGCCGACTTATGGCATTCCCACCCATCTTTTTACTGGGATGGATTTGGGTGATGGTATACCCCGGCACCCCATTATGCTTTATGAAATAGTTTACCTCGTACTTTTGATTTTTCTTTTTAACAGCTTAAAGCATAAAGAGCTGATTAACGGTGACCGCTTTAAACTTTTTATGGTATTGTATTTCTTATTTCGCTTTTTGATCGAATTTATTAAGCCTTACCATTCATTATTTTTAAATTTAAGCAGTATTCATTGGTCTGCATTGTTTATTTTTATTTATTATTATAGATTCATCATCAGGATTTCTAAAAAGATAGCTGTTAAAAAGTAAACACTATGGCCAATACCAGAGATTATATATACTACGATTATACCAAAAGCCTTTGTCCGGAATGTTTACAGCTTTGCGATGCGAAAATTGTTTTTCAGGATGCCAAAGTGTTTATGTTGAAAAACTGCAGAACGCACGGTGATAGTAAAGTGATGATTGCCGATGATGTAGAATATTACAAACAGATCCGGAATTATAACAAGCAATCGGAAATGCCGCTTAAGTTTAATACCAAAGTGCATTACGGCTGCCCCTACGATTGTGGTTTGTGTACCGATCACGAACAGCACTCGTGTTTAACGGTTATAGAAGTTACCGATCGCTGTAACCTGGCCTGTCCTACCTGTTACGCCATGTCATCTCCAAGTTATGGCAGGCACAGAACTTTGGAAGAAATAGAACGCATGATGGATGTTGTGGTAGCCAACGAGGGGGAGCCTGATGTGGTTCAGCTCTCAGGTGGGGAGCCGACGGTCCATCCCGAATTTTTTAAGATTTTAGATCTTGCCAAAACAAAACCCATTAAACATTTAATGGTAAATACGAATGGTATCAGGATTGCCAAAGACATCAAATTTGTAGAGAAGTTGGCCAGTTATATGCCCGATTTTGAAATTTACCTGCAGTTTGATAGTTTCAGTCCCGAAGTATTAACCAAGCTTAGGGGCGAAGACCTTACCGAGGTGAGAAGAAAGGCCATTGATCATTTAAATCAGTTTAATGTATCTACTACTTTGGTAGTTACTTTGCAAAATGGCTTAAACGACCATGAAATTGGCGATATTTTAGATTATGCCCTCAAGCAGAAATGTGTTCGGGGTGTTACTTTTCAACCTACGCAGGTTGCCGGGCGGAACGACGATTATAACGATCAGCAGGGGAGGATTACCCTAACCGAAGTGCGCAGAAAAATTTATGAGCAGTACCCAACCTTTACCCCTCAGGATTTAATTCCCGTTCCCTGTAATCCCGATGCACTGTGCATGGCTTATGCCTTAAAAATCGGTGATGAGGTTATACCAATGACGCATTTGATCAATCCGGAAGATTTGCTCAATAATTCAAAAAATACCATCGTTTTTGAACATGATGAAAAACTGAAAGAGCACATGCTCAATTTGTTCAGCACAGGTGTTTCGGTTGATTGTGCCGAAGATACCTTTGGCGAACTGATGTGCTGTTTACCAAGGGTAAAATCGGATAGTTTAAGCTATGATAATTTATTTCGGATTATCATCATGAATTTCATGGATCCGCTTGATTTTGATGTGCGTGCAGTTAAAAAATCTTGCGTACACATTGTAAGCGATAAATATAAAATGGTACCCTTCGAAACCATGAACATTTTTTACCGCGACAATAAAATAGATCTGATCAGAGAAAAATTAAATATGAACTAATATGGGTGGTTTATTCGGCTTATTTGTAATTTATTGTCTTACTGCAATCGTACTTTTTGTGGTGGGGATTATTCAGATTATTATTAAATCATCAAGAAACGAGCCCGTAAAATCCGGATTGAAATTGATCATTATTTCAGTAATTATGGTTGTAATTGGTTTTGGTGCCTGCGCCGTATTGCTTGCCAACAGTTAAATGCTTAGTTTAAGTTAATGGGACTTTTTATAATATATTGGGTGGCCGCTGTACTGCTGTTTGTAATTGGCATCATTCAGATCGTCGTAAAAGCGGCAAAAAACCAGCCCGTTAAGTCAGGTCTTAAATTGGTTATTGCCTCAGTGATCATGGTGGTAATAGGGGCAGGGGCATGCGCGGTCATTCTATCCAATCTGAATATTGGCCATTAGTGATTTATATTTTGTGTTTGAGCCAGGGTTAGCGTTGGTAAGTCTCAAATCTCATGTCCGGAATCTCAAAACTCAATAATTTAACTTTCTCCTTTGACCTTTAAATAATATCTTTGCATTTTATAATTCTTGAATCAGGATTTTAGATTCCTTAAGTCTCAAATCTAATGTCCGGAATCTCAAATCTCAATAAATGAAAATATCATATAACTGGTTAAAACAATTCGTACAGATCGATAAAACACCTCAGGAGCTTTCGTTAATCCTTACCAATGTAGGTTTGGAAGTAGAAAGTGTAGAAAAGGTGCAGCCTGTAGCGGGCGGCCTTGAGGGTTTGGTTATCGGCGAAGTTTTAACCTGTGTTCAACATCCTAATGCCGATCGCTTGCGTATTACCACCGTTAATGTTGGCGGTAAAGAAAATCTTCAGATTGTTTGCGGTGCACCAAATGTAGGCGCTGGCCAAAAAGTGGTGGTGGCTATCGTAGGCACAACCGTATATCCTTTAGAAGGTGAACCTTTTAAAATTAAAGAATCAAAAATCAGGGGAGAACTTTCGCAGGGAATGATCTGCGCCGAAGATGAAATTGGTTTAGGCAAATCACACGATGGCATTATGATCCTTGCTGAAGATACCGAAGTGGGTATCCGTGCAAAAGACCATTTCAAAATGGACGATGATTTTGTTTTCGAAATCGGATTAACGCCAAACCGTGCCGATGCCGCTTCTCATTTAGGTGTGGCGAGAGATTTGGCTGCTTATTTCAGAAGTGAATATGAAATGCCTGATCTTTCTGCTTTCAAAACCGATAACGAGAATCTTATTATTCCCGTAGAAGTAGAAGATTTGGCTGCCTGCCCGCGTTACACCAGTGTTACCATTTCGGGTGTTACCGTACAAGAATCGCCAGACTGGTTAAAAGATAAATTAAAAGTAATCGGTTTACGCCCCATTAATAATGTAGTCGATATTACCAATTATGTACTTCATGGCTTAGGTCAGCCGCTACATGCTTTTGATGCCGATAAAATTACCGGTGGCAAAGTAATTGTGAAAAAGGTTGCTGAAGGAACACCTTTTGTAACCCTTGATGATGTAGAGCGTAAATTAAGTGCAGATGATTTAATGATCTGTAGTGCCGAAGCACCAATGTGTATCGCAGGTGTTTTTGGTGGAAAATCTTCAGGTGTTGATGCCAAAACCAAAAATATTTTCCTGGAAAGTGCTTATTTCAATTCCGTTTCTGTTCGTAAAACTTCGAAAAGACATGGTTTAAAAACCGATGCATCTTTCCGTTACGAGCGTGGTACCGATCCTGAAATTACCGTTACCGCTTTAAAATATGCTGCTTTATTGATTAAAGAACTGGCTGGCGGAGAAATTTCTTCATCAGTTTCTGATATTTACCCAAGCCATATCAAACCGTTTGAGTTCGAGGTGAGCTATACCAACATCAATAAATTAATTGGTGCAAATATTCCTTCGGCCGAAATCAAACACATTATTACCGCTTTGGGTATTTCTGCAACCAATACCTCTGATGATACTTTGGCTTTAAGAGTACCTTCATTTAAGGTTGATGTTACCCGCGAGTGCGATATTACTGAAGAGGTATTGCGTATTTATGGTTATAATAATATAGAAATACCTTCAAAGGTAAATGCGTCGCTTTCATATAGCATTAAGCCCGAAAAGGAGAATACACATAATGTAATTGCAGGTATGCTTACTTCAAACGGCTATGCTGAAATTATGTGCAACTCTTTAACCAAATCGGCTTACTCGAAAAAATTAGATGAAGCGGTATTCATTCTAAATCCGTTAAGCAGCGATTTAAATGTAATGCGCCAAAATTTATTGATGCCTGCATTAGAAAGTGTTGCTTACAACCAGAACCGTAAAAATGCAGATGTGAAGTTTTACGAATTTGGTAAAACCTATCACTTAATTAACGAAAAGTATGTGGAACGTTCGAGGCTGTTATTATTGGTTTCGGGGACTAAACAAAGCGAGCAGTGGAACCACAATGCAAAACCAGCAACTTTTTACAACTTAAAATCAGCTGTTGATGCGGTTATTTCACGTTTAGGGATTGCAAGCTACCAAAGCGATGCGATAAGCGACGAGAACTTTGCTTATGGCATTAAATATTTCCGCGGAGATAAAACTTTGGTAAGCTTTGGTGCGGTTTCAAAAGCCGACCGTAAAGTGGCTGATGTAAATGCGGAAGTATTTTATGCCGATTTCGATTGGGCTACTTTATTGGATATCGTGAAGAAAAACAAGATTGTTAACAAGGAAATTTCTAAATACCCTGCGGTACGTCGCGATCTTTCTTTATTGATCGATCAGGCGGTAACTTTCGATACCTTGAAAGGCATTGCCTTCAAAACCGATAAAAAACTGATTAAAGAAGTAGGCGTTTTTGATGTGTACGTGGGTGATAAACTGCCTGAAGGTAAAAAATCTTATGCCCTGAATTTTATTTTACAGGATGAAGAACAAACCCTGACGGATAAGCAGATCGAAAATACCATGCAGAAGTTAATCGCGAATTTAACGGCACAAGCTGGTGCAGAAATTAGGAAATAAAATATAAATTCGTATTTTTAGAAATAAATTCATGACTTCTGTTGCAGATCAATTAGATAAGGTATTACAAAAAACGACTCAGGTAATTGAGTTATGTAATGCGCTACAGGAAGAAAATGATTTATTAAAGCTTGAAAATCAATCGTTAAAAGTCGCGCTCGATACGGCTAAGGGCAAAAATGTGGAACTTGATGAAAAACTCAGGGTTACAAAATTGGCCAAAAGTATAGAGGGAACAAGCGAAAAATCGCTTGACATTAAGCAAAAAATTAACGATTTTGTGCGGGAGATTGATAAAAGTATCGCATTGTTAAAGAAATAATGATGCGAAAAAATCAGAAACTAAGCTAAACAAATGGGAGAAATCTCGATTAAAATAACCATTTCCGACCGTATTTATCCTTTAAAGGTGAATATGGAAGAGGAAGAAATTGTGAGACGGGCAGCAAAAATGATCAACGAGCGCATAAAAGATTATCAGGATAATTATGCGGTTAGAGATAAGCAGGACCTTCTTTCTATGGCAGTATTGCATTATGCAACCGCCGTATTGAGAACAGAAAACAAAGTACAAAACCAGGATACTGCTGTTGCCGATAAAGTTGAAGAATTGGATGTTTTACTCAATAATTTCTTTTCAAAATAAGGTTCGTTCTTTATATTTTTTTTGTCATCCAGATCCGATAGTTATCGGATGTAATGAAGGATCTTTGGGGATAATCCCGGGTTTAGCGTATTAAACACTTCGCTCTATACACCCTGTTCCATCGCTGGTATGACAGAACACGATATTAGCACAAAAATATAGCCGCAGCTAGTTTTTGAGTTTCAAATTTTATAAAACTTAACACTTCAATATCTATAGGGTTAAGAGGGCGTATTTCATCTGCTTTGCACCTGAAAATGGCTTAAACCCTAATTATGCTTAGTTGAGGTTTAAAATGTATGAGACTTTAAAGATTAGTTGCGGTTTTTTTTTACTTAAAAAACAAAATGGAAATAGTTGAAATATTAGGATACGTATTTGCTGTAATAGCAGGTATAGCTATCGGAGTAGTGGTAGGAAGATTCCTCCTGCGTAACTTGCTTAAACAGCAGGAAGTTGCTGCACAGAACAAGGTGAAAAAGATTTTAAAAGACGCTGAAAATAATGCCGAAATTTTAAAAAAGAACAAACTTTTAGAAGCCAAAGAGAAATTTTTACAATTAAAAGCTGAGCATGAGCAAGAAGTAAATGCCAAGAATAATAACATTAACCAGCGCGAAAACACCATGAAGCAGAAAGAGCAATCGGTGAACCAGCGCATGGAAAACTTCAATAAAAAAGAGCAGGAGCTTGATAAACAAAAGAGCCAGCTCGAAAAGCAAACCGAAATTGCCATTAAGAAGCAGGAAGAGGTAGAAGTGCTAAAAAATCAACATTTAACCCAATTAGAAACCATCGCAGGTTTATCGGCCGAAGAAGCTAAAAACCAATTGGTAGAAAACCTGAAGGAAGTTGCCCGTACACAGGCCATGATCCAGATTAAGGACATTGTTGACGAAGCAAAACTTACTGCAAGCAAGGAAGCTAAAAAAGTGGTTATTCAAACCATTCAACGTACCGCTACCGAAGCTGCTATCGAGAATTCTGTATCTATTTTCCATATCGAAAGCGATGAGATTAAAGGTCGTGTTATTGGTAGAGAGGGTAGAAATATCCGTGCTTTAGAAGCCGCAACCGGTATCGAAATTATTGTTGACGATACTCCTGAAGCGATTATTTTATCTGGTTTCGATCCGGTAAGAAGAGAAATTGCCCGTTTAGCATTACACCGTTTAGTTACCGACGGACGTATCCACCCGGCCCGTATCGAAGAGATTGTAGCGAAAACCAAAAAACAGATCGAAGATGAGATCGTAGAAATTGGTGAGCGCACCGTAATCGATTTAGGTATTCACGGTTTGCACCCTGAGCTGATCCGTATGGTTGGCCGTATGCGTTACCGTTCATCTTATGGTCAAAACCTTTTACATCACTCTCGTGAGGTAGCCAATTTCTGTGCTACAATGGCGGCAGAATTGGGTTTAAATGCTAAAATGGCCAAACGTGCAGGTTTATTGCATGATATAGGTAAAGTACCTGATGATAACCCAGAATTGCCACACGCAATCTTAGGGATGCAACTGGCAGAAAAATATAAAGAACATCCTGAAATTTGTAATGCAATTGGAGCCCACCACGATGAAATCGAGATGACTTCAATGATCTCACCGATTATTCAGGCTTGCGATGCGATTTCTGGTGCCCGCCCAGGTGCACGCCGTGAGGTGGTAGAAAGTTACATCAAACGTTTGAAAGATCTGGAAGAATTGGCTTTATCTTACCCAGGTGTTGAGAAAACTTTCGCTATCCAGGCAGGTAGAGAGTTACGTGTAATTGTAGAAAGCGAGCGCATTACCGATGCACAGGCAGAACTTTTAGCTGCTGATATTTCTACCCGTATTCAAACAGAAATGACTTACCCTGGTCAGATTAAGGTTACCGTAATCAGGGAAACCCGTTCTGTAGCCTTTGCTAAATAAGGAAGGTGATTACAATGATTTTGTGATTACATGCACTAGCCTCGGTTCGTGTCCTCACGAAACGAAATAGCGAAACAAAATATAAAGCGA
Proteins encoded:
- a CDS encoding endonuclease/exonuclease/phosphatase family protein, with the protein product MNSLKIIPVFLLLTVFAFAQKAAMPINIITYNIRLNVASDGVNAWPNRKDNVKALVKFHDADILCVQEALPEQFDALLENSNFDVVGVGRDDGKRKGEFSAVYFDKDRFTKKDGGTFWLSQTPDVPSKGWDAALNRVCSWIKLYDKLNKKEFIVFNTHYDHIGVQARIESAKLLKQKIQQIAPTLPVVFTGDLNVTPETEAIATIKSFLTDAKEVSVEAPYGPAGTFNGFHFDSDLKDRIDYVFVNKGFKVQKFAVLTDSKDKRYYSDHLPVFCRLFFQ
- a CDS encoding prolipoprotein diacylglyceryl transferase, producing MLLKTLSVFPFQFEFFGAQYHYHYIFETLAFIIGVRLYYYYKKGIVDQISDENRLWIMLGAMLGALIGSRVVAVLETPEVINHLTFSILYQSKTIIGGLLGGLFGVELIKKIIGVKVASGDIYVIPILVALIIGRIGCFSMGIDEPTYGIPTHLFTGMDLGDGIPRHPIMLYEIVYLVLLIFLFNSLKHKELINGDRFKLFMVLYFLFRFLIEFIKPYHSLFLNLSSIHWSALFIFIYYYRFIIRISKKIAVKK
- a CDS encoding radical SAM protein; this translates as MANTRDYIYYDYTKSLCPECLQLCDAKIVFQDAKVFMLKNCRTHGDSKVMIADDVEYYKQIRNYNKQSEMPLKFNTKVHYGCPYDCGLCTDHEQHSCLTVIEVTDRCNLACPTCYAMSSPSYGRHRTLEEIERMMDVVVANEGEPDVVQLSGGEPTVHPEFFKILDLAKTKPIKHLMVNTNGIRIAKDIKFVEKLASYMPDFEIYLQFDSFSPEVLTKLRGEDLTEVRRKAIDHLNQFNVSTTLVVTLQNGLNDHEIGDILDYALKQKCVRGVTFQPTQVAGRNDDYNDQQGRITLTEVRRKIYEQYPTFTPQDLIPVPCNPDALCMAYALKIGDEVIPMTHLINPEDLLNNSKNTIVFEHDEKLKEHMLNLFSTGVSVDCAEDTFGELMCCLPRVKSDSLSYDNLFRIIIMNFMDPLDFDVRAVKKSCVHIVSDKYKMVPFETMNIFYRDNKIDLIREKLNMN
- the pheT gene encoding phenylalanine--tRNA ligase subunit beta yields the protein MKISYNWLKQFVQIDKTPQELSLILTNVGLEVESVEKVQPVAGGLEGLVIGEVLTCVQHPNADRLRITTVNVGGKENLQIVCGAPNVGAGQKVVVAIVGTTVYPLEGEPFKIKESKIRGELSQGMICAEDEIGLGKSHDGIMILAEDTEVGIRAKDHFKMDDDFVFEIGLTPNRADAASHLGVARDLAAYFRSEYEMPDLSAFKTDNENLIIPVEVEDLAACPRYTSVTISGVTVQESPDWLKDKLKVIGLRPINNVVDITNYVLHGLGQPLHAFDADKITGGKVIVKKVAEGTPFVTLDDVERKLSADDLMICSAEAPMCIAGVFGGKSSGVDAKTKNIFLESAYFNSVSVRKTSKRHGLKTDASFRYERGTDPEITVTALKYAALLIKELAGGEISSSVSDIYPSHIKPFEFEVSYTNINKLIGANIPSAEIKHIITALGISATNTSDDTLALRVPSFKVDVTRECDITEEVLRIYGYNNIEIPSKVNASLSYSIKPEKENTHNVIAGMLTSNGYAEIMCNSLTKSAYSKKLDEAVFILNPLSSDLNVMRQNLLMPALESVAYNQNRKNADVKFYEFGKTYHLINEKYVERSRLLLLVSGTKQSEQWNHNAKPATFYNLKSAVDAVISRLGIASYQSDAISDENFAYGIKYFRGDKTLVSFGAVSKADRKVADVNAEVFYADFDWATLLDIVKKNKIVNKEISKYPAVRRDLSLLIDQAVTFDTLKGIAFKTDKKLIKEVGVFDVYVGDKLPEGKKSYALNFILQDEEQTLTDKQIENTMQKLIANLTAQAGAEIRK
- a CDS encoding cell division protein ZapA translates to MGEISIKITISDRIYPLKVNMEEEEIVRRAAKMINERIKDYQDNYAVRDKQDLLSMAVLHYATAVLRTENKVQNQDTAVADKVEELDVLLNNFFSK
- the rny gene encoding ribonuclease Y gives rise to the protein MEIVEILGYVFAVIAGIAIGVVVGRFLLRNLLKQQEVAAQNKVKKILKDAENNAEILKKNKLLEAKEKFLQLKAEHEQEVNAKNNNINQRENTMKQKEQSVNQRMENFNKKEQELDKQKSQLEKQTEIAIKKQEEVEVLKNQHLTQLETIAGLSAEEAKNQLVENLKEVARTQAMIQIKDIVDEAKLTASKEAKKVVIQTIQRTATEAAIENSVSIFHIESDEIKGRVIGREGRNIRALEAATGIEIIVDDTPEAIILSGFDPVRREIARLALHRLVTDGRIHPARIEEIVAKTKKQIEDEIVEIGERTVIDLGIHGLHPELIRMVGRMRYRSSYGQNLLHHSREVANFCATMAAELGLNAKMAKRAGLLHDIGKVPDDNPELPHAILGMQLAEKYKEHPEICNAIGAHHDEIEMTSMISPIIQACDAISGARPGARREVVESYIKRLKDLEELALSYPGVEKTFAIQAGRELRVIVESERITDAQAELLAADISTRIQTEMTYPGQIKVTVIRETRSVAFAK